The following proteins are co-located in the Sphingomonas panacis genome:
- a CDS encoding GntR family transcriptional regulator, producing the protein MSIVVRNLSEQIFNIVREQIVSGKLPVERPIRQDAMANELGVSKIPLREALARLEQEGLLVSQANRGFFVRQMSASEAEEIFALRLAIEPQALAAAAMDASEEEQQDARDALAALDLAAVDHLDDVAARNRDFHMALVRPGRRLLTTQLIERLHVMSERYVHKHLEPAGREHRAHLEHQVLLEAWTTRDAERAKRLAAEHINGTLSDLRRQLSW; encoded by the coding sequence ATGAGCATTGTCGTCCGCAATCTATCCGAACAGATTTTCAATATCGTCCGCGAACAGATCGTATCCGGCAAGCTGCCCGTCGAGCGGCCGATCCGGCAGGATGCGATGGCCAACGAACTCGGCGTCAGTAAGATTCCGCTCCGCGAGGCGCTCGCGCGGCTTGAGCAGGAAGGGCTGCTGGTCAGCCAGGCCAATCGCGGTTTCTTCGTGCGCCAGATGTCGGCGAGCGAAGCCGAGGAGATTTTCGCGCTGCGCCTCGCGATCGAGCCTCAGGCGCTCGCCGCCGCGGCGATGGACGCGAGCGAGGAGGAGCAGCAAGACGCACGCGATGCGCTGGCGGCGCTAGACCTCGCCGCAGTCGATCACCTCGACGATGTCGCCGCGCGCAACCGGGATTTCCACATGGCATTGGTCCGCCCCGGCCGCCGGCTGCTGACCACCCAGTTGATCGAGCGTTTGCACGTGATGTCGGAGCGCTATGTCCACAAGCATCTTGAGCCGGCCGGCCGCGAGCACCGCGCGCATCTCGAACATCAGGTTCTGTTGGAAGCCTGGACGACGCGCGACGCCGAGCGCGCCAAGAGGCTCGCCGCCGAGCATATCAACGGCACGCTGAGCGATCTTCGGCGCCAGCTAAGCTGGTGA